One window of the Streptomyces sp. NBC_00259 genome contains the following:
- a CDS encoding streptophobe family protein → MSQHGATSPGRAAHAVRDWRDALVAVVAGFAAMLAVAALGLWAAGGTGLPENAFPQVVAALVVMAAGGSVGLAGDAGFVARSQAELTVMPLSVSLVGALVTALLFLRPLRHRAVARTRELLGRFARLAVLWLAALAGLAAAANKTFPVSLGEDSLLSDLGEFLDATPEVGFRADVGPTLLYGLLWLIGVIAVALMVSRKAPLPARLVRFQESVRPAAYAMVWLLLAYVVLGLCAGIVVAATHGHPARTFAMMLLGLPNLVWLALTLGLGASWEGKVEGPFGLPMPQVLDAVLRGENTSTLSVSTLAEQDGRAWWLVVVAAVLVPAAAFLMAVRSPARTRPWQHALHMGVALALTMLVVCLTGRVAARYGLSLIGVGDLGGLGGEVALEPRLWAAVGIGLGWGIVAGLLGSLLAAPVRRRGEVAP, encoded by the coding sequence GTGAGCCAGCACGGAGCCACCTCGCCGGGTCGCGCCGCACATGCCGTACGCGACTGGCGCGACGCGCTGGTGGCCGTCGTCGCGGGCTTCGCCGCCATGCTCGCCGTGGCCGCCCTGGGCCTGTGGGCGGCGGGCGGAACCGGCCTTCCCGAGAACGCGTTCCCGCAGGTCGTCGCCGCCCTGGTCGTCATGGCGGCCGGTGGCTCGGTGGGGCTCGCGGGAGACGCGGGTTTCGTGGCCCGGTCGCAGGCCGAACTGACGGTCATGCCGCTGTCGGTGAGCCTCGTGGGGGCCCTGGTGACGGCTCTGCTGTTCCTGCGGCCGCTGCGTCACCGCGCCGTCGCCAGGACCCGTGAGCTGCTCGGCCGGTTCGCCCGGCTCGCGGTGCTGTGGCTGGCGGCGCTGGCGGGGCTGGCCGCGGCGGCCAACAAGACGTTCCCGGTCTCGCTCGGGGAGGACTCCCTGCTGAGCGATCTCGGCGAGTTCCTCGATGCGACCCCCGAGGTCGGCTTCCGCGCGGACGTGGGTCCCACCCTGCTCTACGGCCTGCTGTGGCTGATCGGGGTGATCGCGGTCGCCCTCATGGTGTCCCGGAAGGCCCCGCTGCCCGCCCGGCTGGTGCGGTTCCAGGAGTCGGTGCGCCCGGCCGCGTACGCGATGGTCTGGCTGCTGCTCGCGTACGTCGTCCTCGGGCTGTGCGCCGGGATCGTCGTCGCGGCGACCCACGGGCACCCCGCCCGCACCTTCGCGATGATGCTGCTCGGCCTGCCGAATCTCGTCTGGCTCGCGCTCACCCTCGGCCTGGGCGCGTCCTGGGAGGGCAAGGTGGAAGGGCCCTTCGGACTGCCGATGCCGCAGGTGCTGGACGCCGTCCTGCGCGGCGAGAACACCTCGACGCTGAGCGTCTCCACGCTCGCCGAACAGGACGGACGCGCCTGGTGGCTGGTGGTGGTCGCCGCGGTGCTGGTGCCGGCCGCGGCGTTCCTGATGGCGGTGCGCTCCCCCGCGCGGACCCGGCCCTGGCAGCACGCCCTGCACATGGGTGTGGCGCTGGCCCTCACGATGCTCGTCGTGTGTCTGACCGGCCGGGTCGCGGCACGGTACGGGCTGTCGCTGATCGGTGTCGGCGATCTGGGAGGGCTCGGCGGCGAGGTGGCGCTGGAGCCGCGGCTGTGGGCCGCGGTGGGCATCGGTCTAGGCTGGGGGATCGTCGCCGGGCTGCTCGGGTCCCTGCTGGCCGCTCCCGTACGGCGCCGAGGCGAGGTCGCTCCGTAG
- a CDS encoding DUF6777 domain-containing protein, whose product MSAQPPSGRPPAGPPSGPLSGGEAPPPPPPGDGAGHGGGAGTGSGGGAGSGRGRPRRPGPTGGGRGGAGPWWRSVPRIASITAVVVAAAALAIVLTRPGGSSGSEVYLQAASEAGPAPFTPSSAKVPATPQPRAKLPASPASPSPAGGNVTRGVDGATPGLYGGTQKLASCDTEQQIRSLTEQPDRNRAFASVLGIEPAGVPDHLRSLTPVTLRMDTRVTNHRYADGAATPYQAVLQAGTAVLVDGRGVPRVRCACGNPLLPPVFVQGPAERTGDSWPGYDAADTVAVTPAPENVEVFVVYDAKDDGYIAREPGDDVAKDKPAPPPRDPSTPVLVPAAPTSASPTGPTGSTTSGQSESRSPGTDSPGSVSPSPKSPGTDSPAGSPSPRTPAEDTTPGRTATDGTTKSEPPASPPQPPASTPAEKQEPAPDTQPRSDGPPPQEEQPIVPSLPDIVVPPAKTPTSPAPAS is encoded by the coding sequence GTGAGCGCGCAACCGCCGTCAGGGCGACCACCCGCAGGACCTCCCTCCGGCCCGCTCTCGGGCGGGGAGGCGCCGCCGCCACCGCCGCCGGGGGACGGCGCGGGACATGGCGGAGGCGCAGGGACAGGAAGCGGCGGAGGCGCGGGGAGCGGGCGGGGCCGCCCGAGGCGGCCGGGCCCGACGGGCGGCGGACGGGGCGGCGCGGGCCCCTGGTGGCGCTCCGTACCCAGGATCGCGTCGATCACGGCGGTCGTGGTCGCCGCCGCGGCGCTCGCCATCGTCCTCACCCGCCCCGGCGGTTCGTCCGGCAGCGAGGTGTATCTGCAGGCCGCGTCGGAGGCCGGACCCGCCCCCTTCACCCCGTCCTCGGCGAAGGTCCCCGCGACACCGCAGCCGCGCGCCAAACTGCCCGCGTCGCCCGCCTCCCCCTCCCCGGCCGGCGGCAACGTCACCCGCGGCGTCGACGGCGCGACCCCCGGCCTCTACGGCGGCACCCAGAAGCTCGCCAGCTGCGACACCGAGCAGCAGATCCGCAGCCTCACCGAGCAGCCGGACAGGAACCGCGCCTTCGCCTCGGTCCTCGGCATCGAACCGGCCGGGGTCCCGGACCATCTGCGCTCCCTGACCCCCGTCACCCTGCGCATGGACACCCGGGTCACCAACCACCGGTACGCGGACGGCGCCGCCACCCCGTACCAGGCCGTACTGCAGGCCGGTACCGCCGTCCTCGTCGACGGCCGGGGCGTGCCGCGCGTGCGCTGTGCCTGCGGCAACCCGCTGCTGCCGCCCGTGTTCGTCCAGGGGCCCGCCGAGCGGACCGGCGACAGCTGGCCCGGGTACGACGCGGCCGACACCGTGGCCGTCACCCCGGCACCGGAGAACGTCGAGGTCTTCGTCGTCTACGACGCGAAGGACGACGGCTACATCGCCCGGGAGCCCGGGGACGACGTCGCGAAGGACAAACCCGCGCCCCCGCCCCGTGATCCGTCGACACCGGTCCTCGTCCCGGCCGCACCGACGTCCGCGAGCCCCACCGGACCCACCGGCTCCACGACCTCCGGGCAGTCGGAGTCCCGGAGCCCGGGGACGGACAGCCCCGGGTCGGTGAGCCCGTCGCCGAAGAGCCCGGGGACCGACAGCCCGGCCGGCTCTCCGTCGCCGCGTACGCCGGCGGAGGACACCACGCCCGGCCGCACCGCCACGGACGGCACCACGAAGAGCGAGCCGCCCGCCTCGCCGCCGCAGCCGCCCGCGTCGACCCCGGCGGAGAAGCAGGAGCCCGCCCCCGACACCCAGCCCCGGTCCGACGGACCACCGCCCCAGGAGGAGCAGCCGATCGTCCCCTCGCTGCCGGACATCGTCGTCCCACCCGCGAAGACGCCGACGTCCCCGGCGCCGGCGAGCTGA
- a CDS encoding SpoIIE family protein phosphatase, with the protein MDEVGAVAGAVYLLAPDGTALEMAVMAGLPRAFAAPWERVGINAPIPVADAARERCLVWVGGEEEMAARYPRIAVVLPYPFALAALPVATDDTVYGAVFVTWPGSHPPELSAWEREHLAAACERLALRLQRVSERGRPFRTEPDILGDQALTGGSNAAEALQLLDRIPEGLCALDLNGRITFVNPAGAELLGLARRELLGRQLWGALPWLNDPVYEDRYRAALISQQPSSFVALRPPRDWLSFRLHPSTTGISVRVTPARTAGGTGRHAVEPSPTPLVAISHVLSLASGLTEAVGVDDVIEMAGAEFMPAVGCQALVILAAEAGRLSVIGHRGYDDPHIVERFHGMPLSAHTPGAQALVTGVPSFFESRRDLEQVYPARQNTRDGMAAWAYLPLIASGRTVGACVLGYAEPHHFPPDNRAVLTSLVSLIAQALERARLYDAKHRLAHGLQSALMPRSLPDVPGLEHAARYLPATRGMEIGGDFYDLIRGTGTGDSIGIGIGDGPAAVVGDVQGHNVAAAGLMGQVRTAIRAFTAVGQPPGEVMAGTNRLLMDLDADLFVSCVYVRLDLEHHRALVARAGHPHPLLRAPDGSVRVLDVPGGPVLGVDGASRYPATEVPLPPGSVLALYTDGLIELPDTDLEEELADLGAHLADVGAGPLEEVADSLVAHTAQTHERADDVALLLLRLTGTRPASEGTVSGGPAAGSRESRSGRRPA; encoded by the coding sequence ATGGACGAGGTCGGCGCGGTCGCCGGAGCGGTGTATCTGCTCGCGCCCGACGGCACGGCCCTGGAGATGGCGGTCATGGCCGGCCTTCCCAGGGCCTTCGCCGCACCCTGGGAGCGGGTCGGCATCAACGCGCCGATACCCGTCGCCGACGCGGCACGGGAACGATGCCTCGTCTGGGTCGGCGGCGAGGAGGAGATGGCCGCCCGCTATCCCCGGATCGCGGTGGTCCTGCCGTACCCCTTCGCCCTCGCCGCACTGCCGGTGGCCACCGACGACACCGTGTACGGGGCGGTGTTCGTGACCTGGCCGGGCTCGCACCCGCCCGAACTCTCCGCATGGGAACGGGAGCATCTCGCCGCGGCCTGCGAGCGGCTCGCGCTGCGCCTGCAACGGGTCAGCGAACGGGGCCGTCCCTTCCGCACCGAGCCCGACATCCTCGGTGACCAGGCCCTCACCGGCGGGTCGAACGCGGCCGAGGCCCTGCAACTGCTCGACCGCATCCCCGAAGGACTGTGCGCCCTCGATCTCAACGGCCGGATCACCTTCGTCAACCCCGCGGGTGCGGAGCTGCTCGGGCTGGCCCGGCGCGAGCTGCTCGGCAGACAGCTGTGGGGGGCGCTGCCCTGGCTGAACGACCCGGTGTACGAGGACCGCTACCGTGCCGCCCTGATCAGCCAGCAGCCCAGTTCGTTCGTGGCGCTGCGGCCGCCCCGCGACTGGCTCTCGTTCCGCCTCCACCCCAGCACCACGGGCATCTCCGTGCGCGTCACCCCCGCCCGTACCGCCGGGGGCACCGGACGGCACGCCGTCGAGCCGTCCCCCACCCCGCTCGTGGCCATCTCCCATGTCCTCAGCCTGGCCAGCGGATTGACGGAAGCCGTCGGCGTCGACGACGTCATCGAGATGGCCGGTGCCGAGTTCATGCCCGCCGTGGGCTGCCAGGCGCTGGTCATCCTCGCCGCCGAGGCCGGCCGGCTGAGCGTCATCGGCCACCGCGGCTACGACGACCCGCACATCGTGGAGCGCTTCCACGGGATGCCGCTGAGCGCCCACACACCGGGGGCCCAGGCACTGGTCACGGGAGTGCCTTCGTTCTTCGAGTCCCGACGGGATCTGGAGCAGGTCTACCCGGCCCGCCAGAACACCCGCGACGGCATGGCGGCCTGGGCGTATCTGCCGCTGATCGCGTCCGGCCGTACGGTGGGCGCCTGCGTCCTCGGCTACGCGGAGCCGCACCACTTCCCGCCCGACAACCGCGCCGTGCTCACCAGCCTCGTCAGCCTCATCGCCCAGGCCCTGGAGCGGGCCCGGCTGTACGACGCCAAGCACCGACTGGCCCACGGTCTGCAGTCCGCGCTGATGCCGCGCTCCCTGCCGGACGTGCCCGGGCTCGAACACGCCGCCCGCTATCTGCCGGCCACCCGCGGCATGGAGATCGGCGGCGACTTCTACGACCTGATCCGCGGCACCGGCACCGGCGACAGCATCGGCATCGGCATCGGCGACGGTCCTGCCGCCGTCGTCGGAGACGTCCAGGGCCACAACGTGGCCGCGGCCGGGCTGATGGGACAGGTCCGCACCGCCATCCGCGCGTTCACGGCGGTCGGACAGCCCCCGGGCGAGGTCATGGCAGGCACCAACCGGCTGCTCATGGACCTCGACGCCGACCTGTTCGTCAGCTGTGTGTACGTACGACTCGACCTGGAGCACCACCGCGCCCTGGTCGCCCGGGCGGGCCATCCGCATCCGCTGCTGCGTGCGCCGGACGGATCCGTCCGGGTCCTCGACGTCCCCGGCGGCCCGGTCCTCGGCGTGGACGGCGCCTCCCGCTACCCGGCGACCGAGGTCCCGCTGCCGCCCGGCTCCGTCCTCGCCCTCTACACCGACGGCCTCATCGAACTGCCCGACACCGACCTGGAGGAGGAACTGGCCGATCTCGGGGCCCATCTCGCCGACGTCGGCGCGGGCCCCCTGGAGGAGGTGGCGGACAGCCTCGTCGCTCACACCGCCCAGACGCACGAGCGCGCCGACGACGTGGCACTCCTGCTGCTGCGCCTGACGGGCACCCGGCCCGCGTCCGAGGGCACTGTGTCCGGCGGTCCCGCGGCCGGCTCCCGGGAGTCCCGTTCGGGTCGCCGACCGGCATGA
- a CDS encoding serine hydrolase domain-containing protein, giving the protein MTATQIAATTAAPVQQVLNSAVTDHGFPGMVAEVRRDGRRWFGAAGTAEYGTGRERLAEEQIRVGSITKTFTSTVILQLAAEYVLGLDDTVETWLPGLIRGNGHDGDRITIRHLLSHRSGLFAYVLDADMLRRYSGPELLAHRFDRWRPQELVKISLSHPAEFEPGTDFSYSNTNFVLAGLIIEKATGMSYSDALDLRILRPLGLESTYLADKDTEFRGPHAHSYSKLTLQEADAPTHDVTELDATYGFATGELISTTGDLSTFLGALLGGRLLPPAQLEEMLTMTRVPDGKWLDGHSYGLGLSSVELPNGTRVYGHGGMITGNWSYLYGTRDGRQTAAMHVNGDWGCPPVDLFIETLNAAVQPDA; this is encoded by the coding sequence ATGACCGCCACTCAGATCGCCGCCACCACCGCCGCCCCCGTCCAGCAGGTCCTGAACTCCGCCGTCACCGACCACGGCTTCCCGGGCATGGTCGCCGAGGTCCGCAGGGACGGCCGGCGCTGGTTCGGGGCCGCGGGCACCGCCGAGTACGGCACCGGCCGCGAGCGGCTGGCCGAGGAGCAGATCCGGGTCGGCAGCATCACCAAGACGTTCACCTCGACCGTGATCCTCCAGCTCGCCGCCGAGTACGTGCTCGGCCTGGACGACACGGTGGAGACGTGGCTGCCCGGGCTGATCCGCGGCAACGGCCACGACGGCGACAGGATCACCATCCGCCATCTGCTCAGCCACCGCAGCGGCCTCTTCGCCTATGTGCTCGACGCGGACATGCTCCGCCGCTACTCCGGCCCCGAGCTCCTCGCCCACCGGTTCGACCGCTGGAGGCCGCAGGAGCTGGTGAAGATCTCCCTCTCCCACCCGGCCGAGTTCGAGCCCGGCACGGACTTCTCCTACTCCAACACCAACTTCGTCCTCGCCGGCCTGATCATCGAGAAGGCGACCGGCATGTCCTACTCCGACGCCCTCGACCTGCGGATCCTGCGCCCCCTCGGGCTGGAGTCCACCTATCTCGCCGACAAGGACACCGAGTTCCGCGGCCCGCACGCCCACAGCTACTCGAAGCTGACCCTGCAGGAGGCCGACGCCCCCACCCACGACGTGACCGAACTCGACGCCACCTACGGCTTCGCCACCGGTGAGCTGATCTCCACCACCGGCGACCTCTCCACCTTCCTCGGCGCCCTCCTCGGCGGCCGTCTCCTGCCGCCCGCCCAGCTGGAGGAGATGCTCACCATGACCCGCGTCCCGGACGGCAAGTGGCTGGACGGCCACAGCTACGGCCTGGGCCTGTCCTCGGTCGAACTCCCCAACGGCACCCGCGTCTACGGCCACGGCGGCATGATCACCGGTAACTGGTCCTACCTCTACGGCACCCGCGACGGGCGGCAGACCGCCGCGATGCACGTCAACGGCGACTGGGGCTGCCCTCCGGTCGACCTCTTCATCGAGACCCTGAACGCCGCCGTCCAGCCCGACGCGTGA
- a CDS encoding GbsR/MarR family transcriptional regulator, with product MPGGRLTQQDRRRIAVGLADGLSYTEIAKGLDRPVSTVTREVMRNGGPHDYRADQAHRATQRRARRSTPRQAPQAPAPSVDSARVRDFADRFTELLVATGIPRMMAAVLACLYTSEDGSLTAAELVRVLQVSPASVSKAVVYLEGQELIRRERDARERRDRYVIDEDVWFRAMLASARMNAALAEAAQEGAEILDAATATSAAARLSDMGRFLDRVGQDLVRSAEHWREVFVQERRSRE from the coding sequence ATGCCGGGCGGCAGGCTGACCCAGCAGGACCGCAGGCGGATCGCCGTCGGCCTGGCCGACGGGCTCTCGTACACCGAGATCGCCAAGGGCCTGGACCGGCCGGTGTCGACCGTCACGCGGGAAGTGATGCGCAACGGCGGTCCCCACGACTACCGCGCCGACCAGGCCCACAGGGCCACCCAGAGGCGGGCCCGCCGGTCCACGCCGCGGCAGGCCCCGCAGGCCCCCGCCCCGTCCGTCGACTCCGCGAGGGTGCGCGACTTCGCGGACCGTTTCACGGAACTCCTGGTGGCCACGGGGATCCCGCGGATGATGGCGGCCGTACTGGCGTGCCTGTACACGTCCGAGGACGGCAGCCTCACCGCCGCCGAACTGGTCCGGGTGCTGCAGGTGAGCCCCGCGTCGGTCTCCAAGGCCGTCGTCTACCTCGAGGGACAGGAGCTCATCCGGCGGGAGCGGGACGCCCGGGAGCGACGGGACCGGTACGTCATCGACGAGGACGTCTGGTTCCGGGCCATGCTCGCCAGCGCCCGGATGAACGCCGCCCTCGCCGAGGCCGCCCAGGAAGGCGCCGAGATCCTCGATGCCGCCACCGCCACCTCGGCCGCCGCCCGGCTCTCGGACATGGGCCGGTTCCTCGACCGGGTCGGCCAGGACCTGGTCCGTTCCGCCGAGCACTGGCGCGAGGTCTTCGTCCAGGAGCGCCGCAGCCGGGAGTGA
- a CDS encoding alpha/beta hydrolase family protein, giving the protein MSESNATHTQRTAGAPPSVISAKPVVLPAPGRGEDLQVRVSAPATGGDLPVIVFSHGFGWSMNGYAPLADHWAAHGFVVIQPTHLDSRTLGIPAEDPRTPMIWRLRIEDLGRVIDELDALEASVPGLGGRLDRGRIAVAGHSWGAQTASALLGARVLGPDGVPGEDMSDPRVTAGVLLALTGLGDDLTPFAAEHLPFLKPSFDAMTTPALIVAGDQDQSHLSTRGPDWFTDPYTHSPGRKSLLTLFGAEHSLGGIPGYEVAETTDESPARVALIQRLTTAFLRSALLAEDADWKTAATALQDDPDPLGTLRST; this is encoded by the coding sequence ATGTCCGAATCGAACGCCACGCACACGCAGAGGACCGCGGGCGCGCCCCCTTCGGTGATATCCGCGAAGCCCGTCGTCCTGCCCGCCCCGGGCCGCGGTGAGGACCTCCAGGTCCGCGTGTCCGCCCCCGCGACCGGCGGCGACCTCCCCGTCATCGTCTTCTCCCACGGCTTCGGCTGGTCGATGAACGGCTACGCCCCGCTGGCGGACCACTGGGCCGCGCACGGCTTCGTGGTCATCCAGCCCACCCACCTCGACTCGAGGACGCTCGGCATCCCCGCCGAGGACCCCCGTACGCCGATGATCTGGCGCTTGCGGATCGAGGACCTGGGGCGCGTCATCGACGAACTCGACGCCCTGGAAGCCTCCGTGCCCGGCCTCGGCGGGCGCCTGGACCGCGGCCGCATCGCCGTGGCGGGCCACTCCTGGGGAGCGCAGACGGCGAGTGCGCTGCTCGGCGCGCGCGTCCTCGGCCCCGACGGCGTTCCCGGCGAGGACATGTCCGACCCTCGCGTCACCGCGGGCGTACTGCTCGCCCTGACCGGCCTGGGCGACGACCTGACCCCGTTCGCCGCCGAGCATCTCCCCTTCCTGAAGCCGTCGTTCGACGCCATGACCACGCCGGCCCTCATCGTCGCCGGGGACCAGGACCAGTCCCACCTGTCCACCCGCGGACCGGACTGGTTCACCGACCCCTACACCCACAGCCCGGGACGCAAGAGCCTGCTCACCCTCTTCGGCGCCGAGCACTCGCTCGGCGGCATCCCCGGGTACGAGGTCGCCGAGACGACGGACGAGAGCCCCGCACGCGTCGCCCTGATCCAGCGGCTCACCACGGCGTTCCTCCGCAGTGCCCTGCTCGCCGAGGACGCGGACTGGAAGACGGCGGCCACCGCCCTGCAGGACGACCCCGACCCGCTGGGGACGCTGCGGAGCACGTAG
- a CDS encoding TetR/AcrR family transcriptional regulator, with product MDDSGQNAGSAAGSKRKDARRNQRTLLDAAAAVFVTSGVDAPVRDIAAEAGVGMGTIYRHFPTRADLVIAVYRHQVDACADAGPALLAAGPTPHAALGRWADLFVDFLVTKHGLAAAMQADSAGFETLHTYFLDRLLPVCTQLLDAAAASGEIRTDLDAYQFMRGIGNLCIGADSDPRYDARRLAALLVAGLRQPR from the coding sequence GTGGACGACAGCGGCCAGAACGCGGGAAGCGCGGCCGGATCCAAGCGCAAGGACGCCCGGCGCAATCAGCGGACCCTGCTGGACGCGGCCGCCGCGGTCTTCGTCACCTCGGGCGTGGACGCGCCGGTACGCGACATCGCGGCCGAGGCGGGCGTCGGAATGGGCACGATCTACCGCCACTTCCCCACCCGGGCGGACCTCGTCATCGCCGTCTACCGCCACCAGGTCGACGCCTGCGCCGACGCCGGCCCGGCCCTGCTCGCGGCCGGCCCGACGCCGCACGCCGCCCTCGGGCGGTGGGCCGACCTCTTCGTCGACTTCCTGGTGACCAAGCACGGCCTCGCCGCCGCGATGCAGGCCGACAGCGCCGGCTTCGAGACGCTGCACACCTATTTCCTCGACCGTCTCCTGCCGGTGTGCACCCAGCTCCTCGACGCCGCCGCCGCCTCCGGCGAGATCCGCACGGACCTCGACGCCTACCAGTTCATGCGCGGCATCGGAAACCTCTGCATCGGCGCGGACAGCGACCCCCGCTACGATGCACGCCGGCTGGCCGCGCTCCTGGTCGCGGGACTACGACAACCGCGCTGA
- a CDS encoding SpoIIE family protein phosphatase codes for MAADRRDWLQDRRGLRTADAGGPGPRPWEDDLRGTPAGVGVLGADLRYRFANPAYCRITGEAPADLAGRSPSALAERYIGTPSLLAEVLADGVPRTWVTGPGGRCHTTCLRLENRGTVTGVLCIVIETPVPGLYEELELARARLAAADEAVERIGTSLDEVATCRELAEFLGPRLAEAAAVDVLPPPVKSGAPPPTPTASAMRRTAGTGAVELLDDADGRRRPGTESALARAIETRLPATEHGDGERVTVLAVPLTAAPDRGGAVGPVIGVVLLARVGSPFSENEIAITRHAARRAAVSIAHARQFATEQGKAVELQRALLTEPGKPHPNLQFATRYLPVGSSNLVGGDWFETVRLHYGRTLLVMGDVMGHGVEAAVEMNTYRSMLRDVAAADLPPHRVLRQLDLAIADTMARPATCLLVRVDPARGLGSFSSAGHLPPVVFTAAGSAELVDVPAGPPLGTGLGGYELVTRELTPEDTLLLYTDGLVERRDEDIDVSLERLTSVRLPCTAPMEDMVDAVVRELDAEHAEDDVALLAARIRRRRPHSSEEQPLQGHNR; via the coding sequence GTGGCTGCCGATCGTCGGGACTGGCTCCAGGACCGCCGCGGACTGCGCACGGCCGACGCCGGCGGCCCCGGCCCCCGGCCTTGGGAGGACGACCTGCGGGGAACCCCGGCCGGTGTCGGCGTTCTCGGCGCGGACCTCCGCTATCGCTTCGCCAACCCCGCCTACTGCCGGATCACCGGGGAGGCTCCGGCGGACCTCGCGGGCCGCTCCCCGAGCGCGCTCGCGGAGCGGTACATCGGTACGCCCTCGCTGCTGGCCGAGGTGCTCGCCGACGGGGTGCCGCGTACCTGGGTCACCGGCCCGGGCGGCCGCTGCCACACGACCTGCCTCCGGCTGGAGAACCGGGGAACCGTCACCGGCGTCCTGTGCATCGTGATCGAGACCCCCGTGCCCGGGCTCTACGAGGAGCTCGAGCTGGCCCGTGCCCGGCTCGCCGCGGCGGACGAGGCCGTGGAGCGGATCGGGACCTCCCTCGACGAGGTCGCGACGTGCCGGGAACTGGCCGAGTTCCTGGGCCCGCGCCTCGCGGAGGCCGCCGCCGTCGACGTGCTCCCTCCCCCGGTGAAGAGCGGTGCGCCGCCGCCGACGCCCACTGCCTCGGCGATGCGCCGGACCGCCGGGACCGGGGCCGTGGAGCTGCTCGACGACGCAGACGGCCGGCGCCGTCCGGGGACGGAGTCGGCTCTCGCTCGCGCCATCGAGACGCGGCTGCCCGCGACGGAGCACGGCGACGGGGAGCGGGTCACGGTGCTGGCCGTGCCGCTGACGGCGGCACCGGACCGGGGCGGCGCGGTCGGCCCGGTGATCGGCGTGGTGCTGCTGGCCCGGGTGGGCTCGCCGTTCAGCGAGAACGAGATCGCCATCACGCGGCACGCGGCACGACGCGCGGCCGTGAGCATCGCGCACGCCCGCCAGTTCGCGACGGAGCAGGGCAAGGCGGTCGAGCTGCAGCGCGCCCTGCTGACCGAGCCCGGCAAGCCCCACCCCAACCTGCAGTTCGCGACGCGCTATCTGCCGGTCGGCAGCAGCAATCTGGTCGGCGGCGACTGGTTCGAGACGGTACGGCTCCACTACGGCCGGACGCTGCTCGTCATGGGCGATGTGATGGGGCACGGCGTCGAGGCGGCCGTCGAGATGAACACGTACCGGTCGATGCTCCGTGACGTCGCCGCGGCCGATCTGCCGCCGCACCGGGTGCTGCGCCAGCTCGACCTCGCCATCGCCGACACCATGGCGCGGCCGGCGACGTGTCTGCTGGTGCGGGTCGACCCGGCCCGCGGGCTCGGTTCGTTCTCCAGTGCCGGGCATCTCCCGCCGGTCGTCTTCACCGCGGCCGGGTCGGCGGAGCTCGTCGACGTACCGGCCGGGCCTCCGCTCGGCACCGGTCTCGGCGGGTACGAACTCGTCACGCGCGAACTCACCCCCGAGGACACCCTCCTGCTGTACACGGACGGGCTGGTCGAACGGCGCGACGAGGACATCGACGTGTCGCTGGAGCGGCTGACGTCGGTGCGGCTGCCGTGCACCGCGCCGATGGAGGACATGGTCGACGCGGTGGTCAGGGAGCTGGACGCGGAGCACGCCGAGGACGATGTCGCGCTGCTCGCCGCCCGCATCCGCCGTCGCCGCCCGCACAGCTCGGAGGAACAGCCCTTGCAGGGCCACAACCGCTAG